CGATAAACAGTAAAACACCAAAACATCCTCCAACAATTGCTATTGAATTacttgaattgtttacattatCTGTTAAAATATATGAGGGAGcaatcaaattttcaatttcactcTAATACGGAATCAAAAGCAATCACAAAAAGATCTTTGGACATCAGATACGTCGTCTTATTTGTACTTTAACCAATATATTTGATGTCCTCTATCATGACAGTTGAACTTGTGTGGATTCGCATGGTGATGATGTTTGAATACatctttaacatttttatgttgttataTTCGCAACATAGTTTTTTCCTCGCTCTAAACTGAGAATTTTGCAATCATAGATAGTAAAACAAGGCATCTCGCtttcttacatttatttttcttaatatgcTTATGACGAAGGCTCTATTAATTTTCCTCCTGTAACTTATAAATACTTGCCAACGATCTCGCTAAGAATATGTTCCAATGtactagtatttatattttgtcacaGATGAAATTTATTTGTGCAGTGTATATTCACTGGTTtatgttgatttgtttttatgccaattcaattgatattttattttgtgtcttTCTATATTGTGATGTTACACGTTTGTTTCAGGTAAGGTTGACGGTTGGTTCCTATTAAAACGTTCAAAcctgttacatttatttcactTGTCCTATGTCAGAAACCTTAtgttcagtgattgtcgtttgttgatgtgattcataaatgtgtttttttaaatggattaaaccgttgattttcttgtttgaatgtttttacacttgtcatgttttggaccCTTTATAGATTGCTTTTCGGTATGAAACATGGCTCTTTGTTGAATGCCGTtaatttgacctataatggtttgctttaacaaattgtgacttggatagagagttgtcaatttgcactcataccacatcctctcATATTTATCTACacactatatttgttttaagatGCTTATATATTcctcaatgttatttttttatattacaaaagcactctttttgataattatattcaattacttaaatttgaaaaagagaCTTGTATCAAgtttaatatcaaaaagaaacaattagCGAGGATATTAGTTGACACGTTTCGGCGAATTCATAATAACtcaatgatttgaaatttgaaattatcatttttagccatagacTATGATCTGCCGTTCATGTGAAGTTTACTTTTATCTATTGATATGGATCTCATGTACAAGTCTAGGgagtattgattttttttagcagGGGTACTCCTTACACAACAGAGTTATTAAAAGGACGCGTACGCCAATCGGAAACATTTGAACTGTTACCAGTTTGTTTTCTTATCGTATCCAGttgaatgttttaatttaaaaatgaaaatctaaTTCACTAGTCTACAAATACTATAGCAACACATGTTTTGCCAGTTagttattatcaaaatgttatcGAGATGAAAGTTTGCCTACAAAACTTACTAGCGAAAGGAGTTGATGTTGAAGGGACTCTTGTCGTCTTTATGTTCGTCGAAGTTTTAGCATTAGTTGTTGTACTTGATACAGTATCAGTCGTACTACTACCACCTCCCTCAATTGCAGTAGAGCTGAGTTGAGAGGCGGAAGTTAACCTGTCTGGACACGAATCCTGTACCAACAAATCAAATCCATTATCTCATCATTCATCGATGCATTTTTAAATACTATTTGTGTATATGAGATAAAGAAAGGTATACAATACTATATACGTGTACAAATAGTAACAATGCAGTTATCTcgagaaaaattaaaaacaaaaatcgaggaaaataaaaaaaatcatgattgcTTCTGAGTTCTTATCATTGTCTATTTACAATGAAAGGTCTTGATTTATATACTTCAGGCTAAATATTaaaccaaaaattccaaaatggtTTCAAAAAGAGAATTTTACAAAGGGAACAATAAAATTTGACAATCAAAGAATAGTACAAATCTCTTATTGTCCTACATATACGTCTTCCCAGATTTTATCAACTAATTTTGAAGCAAAAAGTTGCAGATATTGAATCATTATAGGAAAAACAAGAACATTCTACCTGGATACCAGACAATTTataatgctttgtttttatttgtcatatgttgtatattcatgtattcaaatatttctaacaaccaaattgaaattttggatGGTTTTGACAATTGTGAATGATAAGCTTTCATTACCAGAGAAACGCATGACAGATTTGCAATGTCACAGGAAAAACAATCTTGATcgtaaattatgatttttactCCTTCGCCAAAGTTAGTTCCATCATTTGACAAATTAATTTCATATCCATCTGCTATTATTGTAGTGGAAATCGATCTTTTCCGCCGTCCAGATGAAGGCAGTTCACATGCAACAAGATACGTATTTTTATATTCAGCAGCGTACATCTGTTGACTTGAAGTATAGTCCCAAGACCCATCATTCCTGATCTATCCACGAAAagattacaaattaaaaattttatacATCAATGATTCAAAATATAATCAATCACTTCCTATACCTATCTAGTCTTCAATAATCTATtgtgactttttattttttccgaGATGATTAGAgctttaaataattgtaaagaCACTTGTTAAAAATCGTAGTTCAACCTCTCTATATCTTTCAGGTAACTTGCTGtttaggttgctgtctcattgaattTTACCCGTAATAtcgttttattaatatatatattattgaagcataccaataataatattattaatacaTATCTCTTATTAAATTAGATTAGCCACTGCTTTTCCAGTGAATATTATAATTCGTTGGTCAAAAACATTGTTTCTATTATAAACATGTTACAAAAAGTAGGTTATATGCTTCAATTATTTTCGGCGTGCAATATCGAATATAACAGCCTTTATGAACTTTAAATTAAACAAGAGATTCAGCAAATACATGATATAATTGACATAACAGCTCGGAATATTGGTTAAATTCGAATAAGAGACATGATCGTGACACGACACATTTCGCTGTTTACTTAATTTTGTACTGCTAAATCCTTTTATTTACCTGAAAATGTCGGGATAAACATGTTATGTTCCTTGAACTGAAAACACcctgaatatttgttttggcACACAATCTCTCTCTTGTATTAcatattccattcagtggtatACTTATGTTTGACGGAGGTGTAGACAGGTCTTCTGAGCAATCTTGCTTTCCAAAACCGGTATTGCACTTACATACTCCTTAAGATAATTTGGTAAATATTTGAGTTAATGTAACTAATAACTATCAATGTAATCtgatttgaaaatgaatttgataTTCATCTTTGAATGTGCTAACAATGCTTTTCTGTTTTCGTTAGAGTTCTTCAGTTTGCACGAAAACCCATGTATAAATTGGAAGTACATTTGGCTATGGGGATGAATAATACCCACAAGTCGGTCGCAATTGAAACCGATGCCTTATATAAGCTATATctaacatatacatattcatttaaaacatttctagGGCAATAAAACATTCTAGTTTTTCAGCCCATGGTCATTGATAATATTTCTTCATGTAAATGGTAAACATTTTTCTcgactttataatacatatttgCTGCTGAACGGTGAGCAATTAAAGCAAAATTGCGAAATCGTAAATAATCAACAGCGCACATTTGCAAATTCCTTTCTAGTAGGTTACTTGTctctaaataaaaaatttcaaatatgtagaatgaattaaaaaggAATAACTTTTTTATGTACTTTCATATATTAAGTGAAAAACAAAACGTAACAAAGTGCATAATGTGTATCATATAGTATACATTGTTGTTATCCTGGTCTGTATATGtaatttcctttgttttttGTCCGCGTTTTGAATAACATGTTATGTAATAACCgagttataaaatataattaccattTTGACATTCTCCATTTTGGCTACAGTTGTTGCTACATAGTCCACTAAGTAACATTTCAGCAACAGACATTGTAGATTCTGACGTTGTGTCATTTggattattatttgtaaacaatgaCTGGTTTCTCACGATTTCGGAATATACAGTCTGACGAACAGTTGAAATTGTGTCCTGAAGAAATCGGGTATCTCCTGCCAActgaaaaattaatgtttcattgATAAACTTCCGTCACATTTCACGATACATATAAGTTACTTGTTAAACGAACTAcgtattgaaataaacaaatattagttttcaattaatttaaattaagtGAAACTTACTTGAATATCAGACATGCACGTTTTGATATAACCATCAATTGAAGTATGTGCAACTTCCAGTGCTTCTTCAAGTATTTCTTGCTTTAACTGTGATTCACAGGTTGATTGTGCCAAATTCTTTGTCCAACCTGCTGGCCATTCATTGTTCTATAAACAAAAGATATGTATGCATATGTTAAGAGTCCAGAATAGCTAGAAGTGTTGTTAACTGGGGAAAGGATGACTATTAATGCGAGGGTAatactgttaaaataaaaaaaaaggttaatttaaaatcaaataaaacatgtctctttttaaagtaaattggTTTTTTCATACGTTCGCAATGTGTCCTTTTTTAATTAAGTATGAATACTATTTCTGatgaatattaaatgaaacaaaaaccaaattatcttaaatatttttaacacaCTCATTGTTTTATTCAGAtatgagtttgtttttttttggaaacgTAGCCTGACACGTTGAACACAATATTTGCTGTTTATCATAATGGTTTAGACTGTATACGATATAGAACTAATTATCACCAGGCTTAATTCATTCCAAGATAGAGAATATAGTTTCGCGAACAGCATCATGCGtgatatatttgccacttggcgttaagcaaccaacaatcatttgattttgtttaccAATACAAGTTAATGAATGTAAATCAAATGACTGCACTGAACAAACAATATCTGACTTGGTAGAggattttgttgaaataaaaacttacttAAAAGCAATCCTAATAAAAATGCCATATTGTATATTTGCGTcgttaattcaaaaataaaattgtttacaaaaaaactaaaatgaagCCTACTCCTTACATTAATCGCTGTTCTTAAATTGATGAATATGAATGATTCCAGTACCAAATTAAGGTAAAAAGTTAACTTGAATTGAAATTCATGATAATGTCTGACCATTAAACGTTTTTTTTccataaatgttataaaagagTATGCTTGCAATGTAGCAAACTATGCATCAAAccaattaacaatttatatataacgAAGCTCAATTAATTTGGGCCATATAAATTACGGCCATCTTTATAATGTGTTTTAATCGTCATATTTGTTTCCTGAGTTGGTGATACCTTATCTTAGAATGACGTTTACAGCCATGCGTTTTCCATTCGTTGTTTATGTGTAtgctatttgattttgccatgtgattatggactttccgtttcgattttcctctaagttttgtctttttgtgatttgactttttttcacataatatatacatactTCATTTGTGTACTCTGGACACATAAACTCTTGTTTGAATTTAAATAGGGGGTAATATATGCATTTCTAGAAATAAATGCCTTAGATAATTAGCATCAATGAAAATACATGCATTGTCGAAATGCACAACTGGAACAAAACAACTAGTCTCGTCTATGTTATTAAATtgtatattctaaatatattaCAGATATTAAAATAACCACCGGTCGTTCAACTTTGAAAATAGACTAAGAAGAGTGCCGGACTTACGCATATAAGATATTTTCGTCATTAGCCAGGTGAacaaatattcatttcaaaCAAACGGTTATACTGGTATCTTAAAAGTTAAACAGACATATCTTTTTGTGACATCAAAAACCCTGCTCTACTTACTGTCTCTGGTGGAATTTCCCCATTTAGTTCGTCGTCGTCTTCAATAACCAGTTGTTTGTTGTCGATGACATCATCACTATCTGTCGCACTAACTGTTCCGTTGCCATTTAGCGACCTTCGTCGTCTCAATAATGAGCAAGTTGTATGAAAGTTTCCTGCATGAGCTTTTTGTGATAAACAACTTTGTAATGGCGCTTCCAAACCACAACGAAAAGTCTCCCTCTCTGGAGTACTATCACCACAGATACAATACTGCCGAAGATTGATATTTTCACTTAATACTAATGGTTTGTCAACAAAAAATTGTTCGTTTTCCTTAACCCTGCAGAAAAACGACAATAAAGTATATTACGTAGGAACCTTTACTACTTATCAAACTCTGTTACAATAAGCCTTGTGACCTCGTTATGTTTTAACAggaaacatttatttgaaatatacagGAACAACCtcagataaacaaaacaagtttAATATAACCTATATCTCTTtcaatttgatgaaattttttttttttagtaaatcgTCAAAATCGTTCTTTTAGTATTAAAGATTATTCTTAAGCATAAACATTTTACGCACGCACGCATAACGGTTGTAATTTAAATTCCCATACCAGAATGTAATTTATAATATAGTTTATGtttagtatatataatttttaatcctggcattataatataaataatgacgtacatatatttatttatgaaagatCTTACCTCCAGTTTCTACTAAATGTGTAACCATTATAATAACTAGGATATAATGTACTTCCGTCTCTTAAAGTAAAGTCGTCAGCAGAATTTCGGTTTCCATTTGTAATCCTACCACACATACCTTCGGAATTCTCAACATCCAATATTGATGGTTTGATCTGTATATGTGATATAAAGTGTCCCATCCACCAGTAGTAATAGGTTGAAAATGTTATCTCCGTTCCAGAAGGTAAAGTTACCTTAATTAGAGAAAATATGTAGTTGAAAATATTGcattataatgataataataataattataatataatattccAAATTCATCGCAATGAAGGTCGCTTAAATGCTGACTACTAGATCGATGACACAATGGTTAAGAGAAGTCCACCAGTTGTGGTATCGACCTACTAAATATGTGTCAAATGCTTATAAAAACTCAAATTAAAGAGACGAAGTTTAATATTGTGAACAACAGATGCACGTTTCGTCTAtttaagactcaccagtgatgctcgtataaaaagttgaaaagcaaaattagatataagataaaaaaaaacgtcaatTTCAAAAGGTGATCCAATTGGAGCTTCATGTAGGACAATATTTACCGCGGAGTAGTGTTTCGTGTAAATTAACATCTTAGAAACGACAATTGAATAGATAAAAACTTATCAATGATATTTCGATTATTGTATATGTTTCATAGGAGATTATAAAAGACTTTTGAAGAtctcaataaaaacaaaactcttGAAATTAAGTCAACGATAACTTTTTTCGAATGCATATATGAAATTGcgaaatattcaaaaagaaagaCGAGGTGCGTTATTGTTAAGGTCGTTATGTTATGTTTTAGACCATTCAAACCAACTGATAGATTAAAAGAAACATATAGGCAACTACTCTATCTAGCCATACCTCTAACCTTGATGGCAATGCTTActataaaactaaaatgtcAACACTACAAGACATTAAACGCGCACCAGTTGAAGTAAAAGTTTGAAAGAGGTTTCGGTGAGCACTTGAGAGATTCATAAAGCCGtacaacattgttttaaaggggcactagctgtcaaattcatggtcaccgatttcaaattctcatattagatttataacaatgtaaacatTTGTCCAAAGTACCAAAAGTCCAAAAGAAACAGTTTATAGAGTATGGAATAGATaatatgtaggttcgtttcgtgtgaattttagtccagacgccgtctaattaactatcgatttgataTCAGATGACCaaataagcgatgtaaacataaacaaagatatgaatagattaaaccaacacgtacaattggatttttataggtctgtttgattttattttatagattcaacaaatatgtttctCATTctttttaaccgtataagaacgATTTTATATGAATCGAATAAGTAATCAAATggtttaccgtagtttcactttcattgttgacattcgttttctttaaaaataaccagtacacgtaAACTGAAGTTCACACGAATACAAATTTAATGAGGTCGACTGATTCCCTTACAAGtgaattagaaaatatcaatatttcttcgcttaatttgataaaattgaactattttaactgctaaaagcgaattattatttcactatttcacattcattattgatttaacaaaaaaaaaatcttactttagattttttatatatctcgtagctagtacCCCTTTACAGACACTTAGTTAGGTATTCAATACAGtgtttatagttatcaaaagtaccaggattataattttatacgccagacgcgcgtttcgtctacataagactcatcagtgacgctcagatcaaaatagttaaaaagccaaatcaaatacaaagttgaggagcattgaggacccaaaattccaaaaagttgtgccaaatacggctaaggtaatctactcctggggtaagaaaattcttagtttttcgaaaaattcaaagtttttgtaaacagaaaatttataaaaatgaccatataattgatattcatgtcaacaccgaagtgctgactactgggttggtgataccctcggggacaaaacgtccaccagcagtggcatcgacccagtggtgtaaatagttatcaaaagtaccaggattataattttatacgccagacgcgcgtttcgtctacataagactcatcagtgacgctcagatcaaaatagttaaaaagccaaatcaaatacaaagttgaggagcatttaAACAGATAATTCTTAATCTTAGattgaaattccaaaaagaaACAACAGTCCTATGGTTACTGGTATTAAGGATTGCAGCCTTGGTAAGTGCTGctagggtatatgttgagtttcttAGTAAATGTTTCAAAAACGTATTCCTTTATGAAGAAGTTAGGGTGATGTGGTTTACACCAACACAAATATGGTGATTGGGGCTTTGTCAGCTTTGACAATAACATATTTGTCATAGAGGTGTATAGTTATTTCGCAATATTTGGGTCTTTAAAAATCGATATAGaatgtatatttatagaaataagaatatatgatataaatgcCAATGACACAAGTCTCAATCCAAGTaataatgcataaagtattaacAATCATAGGTTaacatacggccttcaacacaaagTCTTGTCTCATACCgcacagcaagctataaagggccacacAATGACTAGTATAAAACGACTATAATGCCAACAGTGATCAGTCGGACTATACCTgaacggggggggggggggggggggggggggggggagctaTCACATATGCAATAATTCGGTTTATAAAGGTACGTATTATCTTTTTCTTAAACCACATTTGTAATCCCTACGTCTTTTAATATATGTCAACAAAATGAATAGTGAATAACCAATTCGATTGATATATGATTAGAATACGAATAGTTGTTTTTCCATTCATCGAGTTTCTGTCAAACTCCAACTCCAACTAGTATTTTCTAATAACAGATAAAATTATTCCAAGACGGCGCAAATGTAGTCAATTACATTATAATCTCTCACCGTGTATGTGTTTCCCCTTTCTTCAATAGTCATAGTTGAATCGTCACAGGCTCTCATTTCTATTAGAGGAGGATGCGTATGTGTCGAATACCTTGTTATTTCATCACATGTTCTAACCACAAACATTGAACTACCACTTCTTATGGCTATTCCACAATTACATGATGCAAAACCGTTACATTTTCCGAAGAGAGCATTTACCtgatacaaaattaattaacaCATTAGATTTTGGTTcgttacaaatatgtttaatcaattttattaaagCTCAACAATACAGTTTTCAATGAACAGATAtgtgtttgaaaataattttagaaaGCTAAtcgaagaaataaaatatagaaataatcaacgattttgaaaataaaactttcgaAGTTATAAACTTCAAATTTcatgtatataattttctgGGAGTAACTTTGACAACGTTATGGGTGTGtggtataaaatatttctttaattttaccaaTTGTACGCAATATTTTGCTTtataaaatggaaatggggaatgcgttaaagagacatcaaccTGTCCAACGAGCAGAAAGCATTTTATTATCCGTGAGTCAAACGAATATATGATGAAATACATACTCAAAAAGATATTCTAAATCAGAACATTTAAACGTAGAATAAAACGTTTTAGTGGATCTCTAAATATCACCAGGACAGGTGCTAGTCGCGAAGCTACTTTGTGATCAACCTTAACTTTTAAAACACCACTTAACACAAATTCAAACTATAAATCAATCAGATGATTTAAGAGGTACATTGCGACCAATatattttgtgtgtgttttacTCACAAGCAGATGGTTGTTAAAACTTACTAGAATTTGTTCACGAAAGAGTCTTTTTAATTTCATCCGAAAAACTTTTTATATGTTCactttttatatatcttaaaaaaataagaagttttttttaagacattgcTAATTTTAAGATGTTTGTAAACTTCAATCGGAATCAAAACAATCTATaaatgagagagagaaaaacagtATTATTAGCCTAATTTccaatacaatttttatttgattaaaaaaggCTTGTTTGTACAGTTTCGGACAATCAAAATcatagaaatatttatcaaatctgCACTAATGGTTTAAACATGATTGGTAAtgctatatataaatgattagaACCTCAAAGTACACACACAACACTTGGATACTTTGAAGATAGTGtaagatttgaaatattcaaattttaaatataagtttattatttattaaatgtttaactaACATATTCATTTATTCTTGTAAGAATAAGAAACACagtttttactatttatttatgaaagcgCTAATGTAACGTTGCGCTCTTTTGAACAGCACATTTTCCCGTTTCTGTTTTATGACGTTACGCCTTTGACGTGCGCTTCGTCGTCTAGactttattttgataacatACGGATGCACATTGTTTTATTAGACAGATTAAAGTTGGTAAGAAACTTTTTATGTAtactatctttttattatatcaaaactTATTTAAAGAGAGAAAACATTGTGTACTATTTATTAGAAATATGCgtaacttttaattattattttaaacgtAATTTAACTTACGAGAGAAATTATGATACATGAATGAAatggtttttattgtttgtttagtttaatatgaatacttaaacatgtacatcttattataatttatgtattttacttatgtgaaattattctttatttgtagAGAATCGATTGTTAGCgaccatatgatttttataaaagaataaaagataGATACATGGTTAACTCGCATACTCATCTCTTCGCCCTAAGTTAAACTTTATGTGATTCGTACAATTCTCAACTTTAATCTGTCTAATAAAACAATGTGCATCCGTatgttatcaaaataaagtCTAGACGACGAAGCGCACGTCAAAGGCGTAACGTCATAAAACAGAAACGGGAAAATGTGTTGTTCAAAAGAGCGCAACGTTACATTAGcgctttcataaataaatagtaaaaactGTGTTTCTTATTCTTGCAAGAATAAATGAATATGTtagttaaacatttaataaataataaacttatatttaaaatttgaatatttcaaatcttaCACTCCCCACAATGAAATTAGCAAATAATTTCTTAATACagttagaaaaatataatacaattttgtcaccaataaaaaatagttctatTTAGAACACTCGAGTACGCATAGTTTATTTATAGGTCTTAAAATTTGTGACTGACTAGTTTTGACCACACAGCTACGGATATGACCATGACGGCTCCTTGTGGTCTCGACTATTCTCAACTCTGGAGACAATTATCAAGTTCTGGAGGAATTTCTAAAATTGTGCCGAATTTTGactatttgttaaaaaaaatggctaCCGATAGACGGAAAGAAGACTATCTGGACTTCAGTGATGTAAAACGGACTCGTAGTACGAATTTAGCGCAGCTTACTAAATTGTACAAAGAAT
Above is a window of Mytilus trossulus isolate FHL-02 chromosome 4, PNRI_Mtr1.1.1.hap1, whole genome shotgun sequence DNA encoding:
- the LOC134714406 gene encoding serine-rich adhesin for platelets-like encodes the protein MFVVRTCDEITRYSTHTHPPLIEMRACDDSTMTIEERGNTYTVTLPSGTEITFSTYYYWWMGHFISHIQIKPSILDVENSEGMCGRITNGNRNSADDFTLRDGSTLYPSYYNGYTFSRNWRVKENEQFFVDKPLVLSENINLRQYCICGDSTPERETFRCGLEAPLQSCLSQKAHAGNFHTTCSLLRRRRSLNGNGTVSATDSDDVIDNKQLVIEDDDELNGEIPPETNNEWPAGWTKNLAQSTCESQLKQEILEEALEVAHTSIDGYIKTCMSDIQLAGDTRFLQDTISTVRQTVYSEIVRNQSLFTNNNPNDTTSESTMSVAEMLLSGLCSNNCSQNGECQNGVCKCNTGFGKQDCSEDLSTPPSNISIPLNGICNTRERLCAKTNIQGVFSSRNITCLSRHFQIRNDGSWDYTSSQQMYAAEYKNTYLVACELPSSGRRKRSISTTIIADGYEINLSNDGTNFGEGVKIIIYDQDCFSCDIANLSCVSLDSCPDRLTSASQLSSTAIEGGGSSTTDTVSSTTTNAKTSTNIKTTRVPSTSTPFANLYMRSISIDKSKLHMNGRS